AATACTATCTCGCTAATCTGCCCGCGACGACGGATTTGCGCACATTGGCAGCCACTATCAAGGCCCGATGGATTTGTGAGCAGGCCCATCAGCAGTTGAAGGAGGAGCTTGGCCTCGATCACTTCGAGGGGCGATCATGGCAAGGTCTTCATCGTCACGCCCTGATGACTATGATTGCCTACGCCTTCTTGCAGCACCGTCGCCTCGCACACGCGGGTCGGAAAAAAAAGAAGCAACGGCCCTCCGCCTCAACCAACCATGCCCGCCGTACGCCACGCCATCGTCGATCTCATTCTTCGGCCGCCATCGCAACGGTGCCCATACTGCAGTAAACCAATCCGTGAAGAACTGCAGCGACAACAAGATCTGCCAAAGTAGTGCTAGGGCGCGGACTCATAATGCGCAGCCAGCCATAGGCGGATAGATGCGAGTTGGCCGAAGGCAAGGTAGTTTCCTGCAAGCCTGTCGTAGCGCGTCGCCACCCGACGGCACTGCTTGATCCTGTTGAAGAACCGTTCGACGAGGTTGCGAGCGCGATAGAGGTACGGGCTAAAGCAGATTGGATCGCTGTGATTGCTTTTCGGCGGGATGTTGGCCCACGCGCTCTTCTTCATGGCAAGCGCCCTAATCCAGTCGGCGTCATAGCCACGGTCGGCAAGGAGCATTGATCCGGATTTGAGACGAGATAGCGGTTTTCCGGCAAGTCGAACGTCGTGCGCCTCGCCGGGGCTCAACGCAAGCCGTATCGGTAGACCATTGCTATCGACCACCGCGTGGATTTTGCTTGTAAGACCGTCGCGTGACCTTCCCATCGATTGGCGCTAGTTCCTTGTGATACAGGCTCCATGTTGATGGACGCGAACAATGGACGTATCGATCATCCGCACGGCAGCATCATGGGCACCACCCAGTACGCTCAGGAGCTTGGCCCACACCGCCCGCCCGTCGCCAGCGAACGAACCGATTGTAGCAGGTCGTGTACGGACCGAAGCTTTCCGGCAGGTCGCGCCACGGTGCCCCGGATCGCAAGACCCAGAAGATGCCATTGAGGACACGACGGTCATTCACTCGTGGCACGCCGCGGGACTTATTCGGCAGCATCGGCTTAATGGCAAACCACTCATAGTCCGTGAGTTCGTAGCGCATGATTCGAGCCCTTCCGATGGATGGCTTGAATCATGGCTCGGCTGGCAGGCTCAACTGGCTGTTATGCACCCGAAAGCGGACCTGTTATGCTCACCTTGAGTTTTGTCGTTCGTGACCCTGAGCCGACATTGCCGCGCTCATGGTAGCGGACGGTGCTCTCGATTTTCGTATGCCACAGCAGAAGCTGCCGGGCCCGCAAGTTGCCAGTGCGCCGATAGATGAGCGTCGCCTTTGGTCGATGCAGTGAGTGCGTTCCGAACCGGTGAGGGTCTAACCCTATACCAGCCAGCCAATCCGACAACAGGCGCGCCCGAGTGGTCAGGCTGCACTCGGGCCCCTTGCGGCCGGTGAACAAGCGGTCGCCCGGCTTCTTGCCGGTCGTCTTTTAGTCATCGATGGCCTGACGGGTGGATTCAGTAAGTTCGAACCTGACCGGCCTTCCAGTTCTCTTCCGGCGAACGCTGGCCCTGTCGGCGGCATAACCGCTCGGCTAAGCGGCGCGTCCCATGCTTTCAGCTATCGGTTTCTTAGCATCATCCACGACCCGGAGCGACATGTCAGCCATCCGACGGCCGCTCTCAAGCACGCTGGCGACTGTGTCACGAGCAACCTCCGTGTGGAGTGCTGCAATTTCTTGCGCATTCCGGCAGCGCCAGAGCTCGTTCATATGGTCCATGTTGTTCTCGAATCGGTGCCGAACGAAGTCAAAGTACTCTCGAGAAATCTCGTTCATGCCCTTCGTCACCGCGTTGGCGAACTGCAGGATCGTGTGGGCGTTGCGGGCCGACCGTTCAATAGCCCCTTGCGCTTCTTGTCCTGACAAGCCGAGCGGACGACCAAGCTGATCTAGCGAACGGCTGAACACGGTCGTGGCCATGTCCACTTCGAGGCGCCAGGTGTTCTGCAGCATCTCGGCATTCTGCTGGAACAGATTGGCGCTCACCTGAGCGATTTCGTCTCCGACCTGAGTGGCAGCCAAGCCGATGCGCCGCGTCTGCTCGGCGGCCTTCTCGCCGGTACGCCGAACCGTCTCTTCAGCACTGTGGGCAGTTTTCTCCTCCTGGCGGGGATGGGCCATGTTGATGTTCCCTCTTTCGTGACGAGTGATTTGTATATCAGCACATCTGCTTCACCGCACAGTGCCGTACTTCGAGGGCCAACGTCGGCGCGTGAGGACCGTTCCTCCTATGATGATCGTTTTCATCAGTGCTGGAGGTACGAAGGAACGAGAGCTCCGAGGCCCGGTTAAACAGGCGGACGAACTGCTTCCCAATGATGCGGCTCATCGAGGGTCCTCAATGTCCACGGCTGAAAGCATCTCTATCGTTGTTGCCGGGTTAATACTCGCTCTGGTCATTGGTAATGTCGTATTCTCGTTGCTGGCGGAACGGAGCAACGCCCCTATTGGTCGCTTCGTCGAATGCGATGGGATACGACTTCATTACGTGGAGCGAGGCGATCCTGCCGCTCCATGGGTGGTACTGTTCCATGGCAACGGTTCTATGATCCAGGATTTCATGATTAGCGGGCTTGTTGACCATCTTGCCCGTCGCAATCGCGTTCTTTGCTTTGACCGGCCAGGTTTCGGACACAGCCAGCGGCCCCGTTCACATGTCTGGACCGCAACAGCCCAAGCGGATCTATTCGTTAAGGCGTTCATGCAACTCGGGGTGCGCGACCCTGTCGTGCTGGGCCATTCATGGGGGGCGCTCGTCGCCATCGCGTTGGGCTTGCGCAATGATTATCCGATCCGCGGTCTCGTGCTCGTGTCCGGTTACTATTTTCGCACTCGACGGTTGGACGTGTGGGTGATGTCGGGACCTGCCATCCCCATAGTGGGCGATCTGTTCCGATACACCATCGCTCCGATCATTTCATGGGCAATGCTGCCGACATTGATCCGAAAGCTGTTCGCACCGCGCCCTGTGCCGCGAAAATTCAGAGACGAGTTTCCAGCTTCGCTAACGGTCAGGCCCAAACAATTGAGAGCGGCTGCAGAGGAAAGCGCGCTTATGATCCCGATGGCGGCACAGTTCCAATCTTCCTATAACTCCGTTCGGTGTCCAGTATGCATTTTCCACGGAACAGCGGACCAAATAAGTGAACCCGATCAGGCGCGCAATCTGCACCGGGCGCTGCTTCGATCCGAGCTACACCTGGTCCCGAATGCCGGGCACATGGTCACCTACGCCGACACGGCCGATATCGCAGAGGCCGTTGAAACGGTAGGCGGTCTCGTCGCAGGGCGAACGGCTCCTGGCGAAACGCGAACGGACCAGAGGAGCGGCTGAATTGCGGCAGTTCGGAAAACAGCGGATGCTTCATTCCTGGATGATGCTGGCGTTGGAGGCTAACCAGGTCGTTGGGCTGCGGATGTGGAAGCTGACGGCGGGCGGCAAACGCGCCCGGCGAGAAGCCGAACTAATGGTCAGTGAAAAGATAGACGAGGCATTCAGAGCTGGTGCGAGCCTCATGGCTGGTGCTTCGGGCGAAGATATCGTTCGTCGATACAGGCGGCGTGTAGCGGCGAATGCGAAAAGATTAAGCAAGCTCAGTCCGCATCTGACCATCAAGCGAAGACGACGTATCCGGAAGTGAGGTAAGGCAAAGCGACATTGCGCGCAATCTGGAACGCGACAGCCTATGGGCGTGGTCGAACACAGACGGATCATTTCGGTGTGTGGGTCCGGAATTGGCCCGAAGGGGCCGACCCGGTCTTCCGTCGGATGTCAGCTGCTCGGGGTGCAGCGGACCCGATATGCGCGACCTGAGTTCTTCCGGGCGTGACTCACAGCGGACCCGCGGGCTTGCGCGTGCATCGAGCGTACCGCAGCGAGAAGTTCCGGCTGACAGACTCGGTGGTCCGGCCAATCATCAAACAGACGACTGTTTCTTCATGTGCAGGTAGTCTGGGTTGAAGTCAGCTAACTCCTGCAATTCTCGCCATTTCAGAACCACCAGTTCGCCGTCGCGAAAATCCATAGTGCGCGAGGTACGCAACTGTTGAAGGGTCCGATTGACGGTAGCGATTGCCATGGCGAGCGTCTCCGCAATCTGGACCAGAGTTAGCGGAATCGAGCACCTATTTCCCTTGTTCAGCCGGGAGACGCGGGCGCGATAGAACAGCTCGCAGAAGAGGTGTGCCATTCGGGCCTGCATTGGTCGCGCACTGTTGTTTGTTATGGCTTCCCGGAAGATTGCGGCGTCCAACAGCGTTTCCCTCCAAATGGCAATGCCTAGGGAGGGACGTCGTTGGAAGGCCCTCAATATCTGCCTGTGCGGTATAAAGGCTACGGTCGCAGGGCCAATTGCGCAGAGCGCATGGTCCATTCTTTCGATGAAGAGTCCCTGTGCGTCGGGAAGATCGCCGGACATATGGAACGAAAGGTATTGTCGACGGCCGCTCTGCAGTAGGTGATAGCGGGCGACCATCCCGGATACGACCAAAACCGCCATTTCTGGATGGTCTCCCTGACGAATGAAATCCTCGTCAGGCGTAAGGTCTCGGGTTGTGATCGAAAACTTGCAGATTTCCGCGACGTCTTCATCGGGAAGGCGGGAGTGCTCCTTCAGGTTACGTATTAGTGTTTCGTGAGGTCGGTTCAAAGCGCAATCCGGAAAATTTCGACGCCGCATCATTTGATACGACGGCAAAGCTTTGCCCGATTAAACTCGACTTGTTGCCCAAGGTTTCAAATGAGGATTGAGGCACTTTCGGGCAGAACTTGGAATGTTCTAGCCCGCTCACACCTCTGCACCGCGAGATGATCTTAATGAAAACAACTTCC
The DNA window shown above is from Bradyrhizobium sp. CB1650 and carries:
- a CDS encoding phasin family protein produces the protein MAHPRQEEKTAHSAEETVRRTGEKAAEQTRRIGLAATQVGDEIAQVSANLFQQNAEMLQNTWRLEVDMATTVFSRSLDQLGRPLGLSGQEAQGAIERSARNAHTILQFANAVTKGMNEISREYFDFVRHRFENNMDHMNELWRCRNAQEIAALHTEVARDTVASVLESGRRMADMSLRVVDDAKKPIAESMGRAA
- a CDS encoding alpha/beta hydrolase, which produces MMIVFISAGGTKERELRGPVKQADELLPNDAAHRGSSMSTAESISIVVAGLILALVIGNVVFSLLAERSNAPIGRFVECDGIRLHYVERGDPAAPWVVLFHGNGSMIQDFMISGLVDHLARRNRVLCFDRPGFGHSQRPRSHVWTATAQADLFVKAFMQLGVRDPVVLGHSWGALVAIALGLRNDYPIRGLVLVSGYYFRTRRLDVWVMSGPAIPIVGDLFRYTIAPIISWAMLPTLIRKLFAPRPVPRKFRDEFPASLTVRPKQLRAAAEESALMIPMAAQFQSSYNSVRCPVCIFHGTADQISEPDQARNLHRALLRSELHLVPNAGHMVTYADTADIAEAVETVGGLVAGRTAPGETRTDQRSG
- a CDS encoding Crp/Fnr family transcriptional regulator is translated as MNRPHETLIRNLKEHSRLPDEDVAEICKFSITTRDLTPDEDFIRQGDHPEMAVLVVSGMVARYHLLQSGRRQYLSFHMSGDLPDAQGLFIERMDHALCAIGPATVAFIPHRQILRAFQRRPSLGIAIWRETLLDAAIFREAITNNSARPMQARMAHLFCELFYRARVSRLNKGNRCSIPLTLVQIAETLAMAIATVNRTLQQLRTSRTMDFRDGELVVLKWRELQELADFNPDYLHMKKQSSV